In Burkholderia sp. WP9, a genomic segment contains:
- a CDS encoding DUF3999 domain-containing protein, with product MKHVFALTGWGVAIVAAWTCAPAFAADDFAQRFALQLDEGAAHYSMTLPAAVYAASQRSDLGDVRIFNGAGEPVPYSLDAPREPARTPPTLRPARWFPLPSTAAKSAGAPLGVTIAGDGSLRATSAPPSRAQHDTDVIDTGRLSRTSRVSALLVHLRDDNYQGRVGVEASDDLRHWQPAGDAQLLKVSYNGSTLSQDRIELGGTPARYLRLRWLDGAPYVDSMEMEVQAVAVEPVQRAERAWREGIVAHAGVKPGEYFFNTGGPYPVDRLRLNLPQPNTVAPAVVYSRSGLEAPWREVAGAMLFRLHNGAVEQSNPSLELTPDADRQWRVVVDTRNGGLGSGALTIAAGWRPATLTFAARGAAPFTLAVGSAATASAAVSRSELLMGAPAVPATARLGDALSAEQAASAQAASHDPDGTRRYLLWAALLLAVGSLGAIAWRLARRAQVRAGVASGGVSGGSAGSGVASATTHDAATGDTNGQGGNG from the coding sequence ATGAAACATGTCTTCGCATTGACTGGCTGGGGTGTTGCGATCGTCGCGGCGTGGACGTGCGCGCCCGCATTTGCGGCGGATGATTTCGCACAACGCTTTGCGCTCCAACTCGACGAGGGCGCCGCGCATTACAGCATGACGTTGCCGGCAGCCGTCTACGCGGCAAGCCAGCGCAGCGATCTGGGTGACGTGCGCATCTTCAACGGTGCGGGCGAGCCGGTGCCGTACTCGCTCGACGCGCCTCGCGAACCCGCTCGCACGCCGCCCACGCTGCGTCCGGCGCGCTGGTTTCCGTTGCCGTCCACGGCCGCCAAAAGCGCTGGCGCGCCGCTCGGGGTGACGATTGCCGGCGATGGTTCGTTGCGTGCAACGTCGGCGCCGCCGTCCCGCGCGCAGCACGACACGGACGTAATCGATACCGGGCGCTTGTCGCGCACGAGTCGCGTGAGCGCGTTGCTCGTGCATCTGCGCGACGACAATTACCAGGGGCGCGTGGGCGTGGAAGCCAGTGATGATTTGCGTCACTGGCAACCCGCGGGCGACGCACAACTCCTCAAGGTCAGCTACAACGGCAGCACGCTGAGTCAGGACCGGATCGAGCTGGGCGGCACACCTGCGCGGTACCTGCGTTTGCGCTGGCTCGACGGCGCGCCGTACGTCGACTCGATGGAGATGGAGGTGCAGGCGGTTGCCGTCGAGCCCGTGCAACGCGCGGAGCGGGCGTGGCGCGAAGGCATCGTCGCCCACGCGGGCGTGAAGCCCGGCGAGTACTTCTTCAACACCGGTGGCCCGTATCCCGTCGACCGGCTGCGGCTGAATCTGCCTCAGCCAAATACCGTCGCGCCTGCCGTCGTCTATTCCCGCTCGGGGCTGGAGGCGCCGTGGCGCGAAGTCGCCGGTGCGATGCTGTTCCGCTTGCACAACGGCGCGGTGGAGCAGAGCAATCCTTCACTCGAATTGACGCCCGACGCGGATCGGCAATGGCGTGTGGTGGTCGACACGCGCAACGGTGGGCTCGGCAGCGGAGCGCTAACCATTGCCGCGGGCTGGCGTCCGGCTACGCTGACTTTCGCCGCGCGTGGCGCGGCGCCGTTCACGCTGGCGGTCGGGAGCGCGGCGACGGCGTCGGCGGCGGTGAGCCGGAGCGAGTTGTTGATGGGTGCCCCAGCGGTGCCCGCGACGGCCCGTCTGGGTGACGCGCTGTCTGCCGAGCAGGCGGCGAGCGCGCAGGCCGCGAGCCACGATCCGGATGGGACGCGCCGCTATTTGCTATGGGCGGCGCTGCTGCTGGCCGTCGGTTCGCTCGGGGCGATCGCCTGGCGACTCGCGCGACGCGCTCAGGTTCGAGCGGGCGTGGCGTCTGGTGGTGTGTCTGGTGGGTCCGCAGGGTCCGGTGTGGCGAGCGCGACGACTCACGATGCCGCCACGGGTGACACAAACGGGCAAGGCGGCAACGGTTGA
- a CDS encoding squalene/phytoene synthase family protein, whose product MNFEEYCQQKAAPPGSSTYYALRQAPAASQPLLTALFALRREFEETVKETSDPAIGRTKLAWWQNEIAALASGSPSHPVSKALAAHLPDVKAEYPALQTLLAGFEMDLDQARYLDYPNLRRYVQGVGGTFASLVARATAKDAAQASNWSAPLGEALMLAQFVVETGHDARHGRIYIPIDEMQRFNVTAADLINRKYTEAFTELMRFETKRARDALQNALGAVPANERRTQRTLVAQAALASALLDEIKRDGYHVLHQRIALTPIRKLWIAWRAK is encoded by the coding sequence GTGAATTTCGAAGAATATTGCCAGCAGAAAGCGGCGCCGCCCGGATCGAGCACTTACTATGCGCTTCGGCAGGCGCCCGCGGCCAGCCAGCCGCTGTTGACCGCGCTGTTCGCGCTGCGCCGCGAGTTCGAGGAAACGGTCAAGGAGACGAGCGATCCGGCCATTGGCCGCACGAAACTCGCGTGGTGGCAAAACGAAATCGCCGCGCTGGCTTCGGGTTCGCCGTCGCATCCGGTGTCCAAGGCGCTGGCCGCGCATCTGCCCGACGTGAAAGCCGAGTATCCGGCACTGCAAACGTTGCTCGCCGGGTTCGAAATGGACCTCGACCAGGCCCGTTACCTCGATTACCCGAATTTGCGGCGCTATGTGCAAGGCGTGGGCGGCACGTTCGCCTCGCTGGTCGCGCGCGCCACGGCGAAAGACGCCGCTCAGGCGTCGAACTGGTCCGCACCGCTCGGCGAGGCGCTAATGCTTGCGCAATTCGTCGTGGAAACGGGCCATGACGCGCGCCACGGCCGCATCTATATTCCGATCGACGAAATGCAGCGCTTCAATGTCACCGCCGCGGATCTGATCAATCGGAAATACACCGAGGCATTCACGGAGTTGATGCGCTTCGAGACGAAGCGCGCCCGCGATGCACTGCAAAACGCCCTCGGCGCCGTGCCCGCCAACGAGCGCCGCACGCAGCGCACGCTCGTCGCGCAAGCCGCCTTGGCGTCGGCTCTGCTGGATGAAATCAAACGTGACGGCTATCACGTGCTGCATCAACGCATCGCATTGACGCCGATTCGCAAGCTTTGGATCGCGTGGCGCGCAAAGTGA